From a single Nicotiana tabacum cultivar K326 chromosome 8, ASM71507v2, whole genome shotgun sequence genomic region:
- the LOC107774312 gene encoding vicilin-like seed storage protein At2g28490: MEIRNSLLLLVLILFSALVASVSGHWREREEGENSEQRTQGEKWFLLRHLHDVVKTDAGVMKLVKGGYHRGTSFHSPMHIGFISMEPNSLFIPQYLDSNLLLFVHHGEARVGHIYGDELAERGLKPGDVYTIPAGSAFYLENRVENQRLHIICSIDVTSESMGWHAFQSFFIGGGNYPTSVLAGFDHTTLLTALNVSTEELSTFLTRQSSGPIMHLSGSHHTHIWSKFLAQEPHKRLAHLKRVANFEEETIPKEDESTWSLRKFLFTLLNREDVVERVNHKAPSAYNLYNRKADFKNDYGWSKKLDESNYPPLKISGNGVFLVNLSPGSMMAPHVNPTAIEYGIVLKGTGRVQIVYPNGTLAMNARVREGDVFWVPRYFPFCQIASTNGPFEFFGFTTSARRNHQQFLVGKNSLMQSLRGPEFAAAFGISEKRLKRIANAQSEQVILPSWSPASPHDKATEPERKKTVKFERMMGSFGNDMIMGFD; the protein is encoded by the exons ATGGAAATAAGAAACAGTCTGCTGCTATTAGTGCTGATACTTTTCTCTGCACTAGTGGCCTCTGTTAGTGGGCATTGGAGGGAAAGAGAAGAGGGAGAAAATAGTGAGCAAAGGACTCAAGGAGAAAAATGGTTTTTGTTGCGTCACTTACATGATGTAGTGAAAACTGATGCTGGGGTCATGAAATTGGTGAAGGGTGGATATCACAGAGGAACATCTTTCCATAGTCCAATGCATATTGGTTTCATCTCTATGGAACCCAATAGCCTCTTCATCCCTCAGTACCTTGATTCCAATCTTCTCCTCTTTGTTCACCATG GGGAAGCAAGAGTTGGACACATCTACGGGGATGAATTAGCAGAAAGGGGTTTGAAGCCCGGTGATGTGTACACAATTCCTGCTGGATCAGCTTTCTATTTGGAGAATAGAGTTGAAAACCAGAGACTTCACATTATTTGCAGTATTGATGTTACCTCTGAATCCATGGGATGGCATGCCTTCCAG TCTTTCTTCATTGGTGGTGGAAATTATCCTACATCCGTTCTTGCTGGATTCGACCATACCACATTATTAACTGCTCTTAAT GTCTCTACAGAAGAATTAAGCACGTTCTTGACAAGGCAATCTTCCGGGCCAATCATGCATTTGTCTGGTTCTCATCACACACACATTTGGTCCAAATTCTTGGCCCAAGAGCCCCACAAGAGACTAGCTCACTTGAAGAGGGTTGCGAATTTTGAGGAAGAAACTATCCCAAAGGAGGATGAATCAACATGGTCATTGAGGAAATTTCTATTTACTTTGTTAAACAGGGAAGACGTTGTCGAGAGAGTGAATCATAAAGCTCCATCAGCGTATAATCTCTACAACAGGAAAGCCGATTTCAAGAACGACTATGGATGGAGCAAGAAATTGGATGAGTCTAATTATCCTCCTCTAAAGATATCTGGAAATGGCGTTTTTCTTGTCAATCTATCTCCG GGATCCATGATGGCACCTCATGTTAATCCAACAGCAATAGAGTATGGAATAGTTTTGAAAGGGACTGGCAGAGTCCAAATTGTGTATCCAAATGGAACTTTAGCCATGAACGCTAGAGTACGAGAAGGGGACGTTTTTTGGGTGCCGAGGTACTTCCCCTTCTGCCAAATTGCTTCAACAAATGGCCCGTTTGAGTTCTTTGGCTTCACGACATCAGCAAGGAGAAACCATCAGCAGTTCTTGGTGGGTAAGAACTCATTGATGCAGAGCTTGAGAGGGCCCGAATTTGCAGCTGCATTTGGTATAAGTGAGAAGAGGCTTAAGAGGATTGCCAATGCTCAAAGTGAACAAGTCATCTTGCCATCATGGTCACCGGCTTCTCCCCATGACAAGGCAACAGAGCCAGAGAGGAAGAAGACGGTCAAGTTTGAAAGGATGATGGGGAGCTTTGGCAACGACATGATCATGGGTTTTGATTAG